The genome window CGGTATTACTGGTAAATTTATTCAAGAAAAACTTGATGATGAAAAGGCTACTACCTTTGCTGGTGACTTAGGTGGATTATATAAAAGAGGAAATTTAAATATTGGTGTCAACTTACAAAACATTGGCAAGAAGGTAAAATTTATCAAGCAAAGCTATCCACTCCCTTTAAACATCAAAACAGGTATTGCTTATAAATTGAGAGATGACTTAATTTTTGCAGTTGATATGGATAAATTTCTGAAGGAGTCTAATTCTAAACTACATCTTGGTGTAGAGTATAGACTTTTAGATAACTTAACATTGCAAGGAGGATACTCTCAAAGCCTAAATTCTCATAGTAAAGATTTAGGTAAATACTCTTTTGGATTCGGGCTAAAAAGAAATTATATGCTATTTGACTATTGTTTCTTACCTTATGATGATATTGGTAGTACCCATCGACTTAGCCTATCTGTAGAATTTCCTAAAAAGGAAGAGGGTATTGATTGGGAGAAAATCAGTAAATTTGTAACCCCAGATGACTCACTTATAAAATTCTTTACAAGGCATGTAATTGGTGCTTTTAAACCAAGAGAATTAGAAGAAAGATTATTACAGGCAATGGAGATATTTGCAGGATTATCTGTATATCCTATTGGGTATTCGCATGAGCCGTTTGAGATAATTCAATATGCCCGTCAAAGTTTATTCTTTACTAAAGGCGATTGTGATGATTTAAGTGTCTTGTATGCTACTTGCTTAGAAAGTGTCGGTATTCCTACAGCATTTGTATTAGTCCCAGAACATATATTTATACTATTTGATACCAATATTCATCCTAAGAATGCTAATTTAATTAGTTTTGATAAAGACTCATACATTATCCTACAAGACCATATTTGGTTACCAATAGACCCTATTTATATACAAAAATCATTTGTAGATGCCTGGCAGTATGGTATAAGAGAGTATAAGAAATGGAATAATGAGGGTAAATTGAAAGTATTGGAGACACATAAATGTTGGAAAAATTATCCTCCACTTAATCCACCAACCCTCCCTCAAGAAAACTGGCTACCTAAGATTCCGGCACAAGAAGAAATGAATGTTAAAGTTAAACAGTACATTAATGAATTTAAAGAATACCGAGAAAAAAGTAGACTTTCTATGGAGCATAATCAAAAAGGGATATTTTATGCTAAGGACGGAAAGTATGAGGAGGCAATGGAAGAGTTTAATAAAATAACTGAAGAGATTGATACAGAGTATTCTCCTGCTTATAATAATCTTGCTAATATCTATTGTCTGAAAGGAGATGTAA of bacterium contains these proteins:
- a CDS encoding PorV/PorQ family protein; the protein is MIIKRLAPFYGPSLRGSSATQEFLSYAQPLSSNQSIGVSINYLNSDKIEKRTGPTDAPIGSFDTSDLNISLGYARGLTYNLSIGITGKFIQEKLDDEKATTFAGDLGGLYKRGNLNIGVNLQNIGKKVKFIKQSYPLPLNIKTGIAYKLRDDLIFAVDMDKFLKESNSKLHLGVEYRLLDNLTLQGGYSQSLNSHSKDLGKYSFGFGLKRNYMLFDYCFLPYDDIGSTHRLSLSVEFPKKEEGIDWEKISKFVTPDDSLIKFFTRHVIGAFKPRELEERLLQAMEIFAGLSVYPIGYSHEPFEIIQYARQSLFFTKGDCDDLSVLYATCLESVGIPTAFVLVPEHIFILFDTNIHPKNANLISFDKDSYIILQDHIWLPIDPIYIQKSFVDAWQYGIREYKKWNNEGKLKVLETHKCWKNYPPLNPPTLPQENWLPKIPAQEEMNVKVKQYINEFKEYREKSRLSMEHNQKGIFYAKDGKYEEAMEEFNKITEEIDTEYSPAYNNLANIYCLKGDVTLAHKYYHNAIEKDPVDGGIYLNLGVFYTLLDKKDIALEMFINALRLYDDYQSAYQALGLDQEAIEKAEEPTIRLSRIEIKQLLNEAKQKVKKPKKEKLKPHIPEITPANTTRMRNVLEEGERLIRIILYWKGDR